The following are encoded in a window of Methanobacterium sp. genomic DNA:
- the hisE gene encoding phosphoribosyl-ATP diphosphatase produces the protein MKDKIIREVYSVLENRRDNPINSYTSKLMSDDKKKAEDKILEKIGEEAAEVIIASKNNENIVSESADLIFHTLLLLAYKGVDIDELFDEFARRHK, from the coding sequence TTGAAAGATAAAATAATAAGAGAAGTTTACAGTGTATTAGAGAATAGACGTGATAACCCTATTAATTCCTACACTTCTAAATTAATGAGTGATGATAAAAAGAAGGCTGAAGATAAAATCCTTGAAAAGATTGGTGAAGAAGCAGCAGAAGTTATAATTGCATCTAAAAATAATGAAAATATCGTATCTGAATCTGCTGATCTTATTTTTCACACTTTGCTTCTTCTTGCCTATAAAGGCGTTGATATTGATGAACTTTTTGATGAATTCGCGAGGAGACATAAATAA
- the comE gene encoding sulfopyruvate decarboxylase subunit beta, with translation MERIEAIKTIAESLEDELVVCNIGFPSRELYAVKDSPIHFYMLGSMGMASSIGLGLALSQKRKVVVFDGDGSILMNMGTLVTIFSQDSQNLILVVFDNQCYGSTGSQCTYTTKVDLHEIAKSVGFKNTFVFEEEIDFKEVLDVKGPVFVHMKVMPGNADVPVIDMEPEEIKERFMEEVKRKSE, from the coding sequence ATGGAACGTATTGAAGCCATAAAAACAATAGCAGAAAGTCTTGAGGACGAATTAGTTGTATGTAACATTGGATTTCCATCCAGAGAATTGTATGCAGTTAAAGATTCTCCAATTCATTTCTACATGCTTGGTTCCATGGGAATGGCATCATCAATAGGTCTTGGTCTTGCTTTATCCCAGAAAAGAAAAGTTGTTGTTTTTGACGGTGATGGCTCAATTCTTATGAACATGGGAACACTGGTAACAATTTTCAGCCAGGATTCGCAAAATTTGATCCTCGTTGTTTTTGATAATCAATGCTACGGCTCTACAGGGTCACAGTGCACCTACACGACAAAGGTTGATCTCCATGAAATTGCAAAATCGGTAGGATTTAAAAATACATTTGTTTTTGAAGAAGAAATTGATTTCAAGGAAGTTTTAGATGTAAAAGGGCCAGTTTTTGTGCATATGAAAGTTATGCCAGGAAATGCAGACGTTCCTGTAATTGATATGGAACCTGAAGAGATAAAGGAAAGGTTTATGGAAGAAGTGAAGAGGAAATCGGAGTAA
- the comD gene encoding sulfopyruvate decarboxylase subunit alpha: MEGSEAVYKSLKNAGIDFVVSLPCVNLGKVMEMIDCDPDVIHVPVTREEEGFGICAGAFFGGKNPAILMQNSGLGNSVNVLASLYELYRIPILMIMSHRGTEGEFMSAQVPMGKATPGVLDALNITYFNPKTPEEAMEIIPHAWKLSEIGEAPVGILLEIPFWK; the protein is encoded by the coding sequence GTGGAAGGTAGCGAAGCTGTTTATAAATCATTGAAAAATGCAGGGATTGACTTTGTAGTAAGTTTACCCTGTGTGAATCTGGGTAAAGTAATGGAAATGATAGACTGCGACCCTGATGTAATCCATGTTCCAGTAACACGTGAAGAAGAAGGATTTGGAATTTGTGCAGGTGCATTTTTTGGTGGAAAGAATCCAGCAATTTTAATGCAGAATTCAGGGCTTGGAAATTCAGTAAATGTACTTGCATCCCTATATGAACTTTACAGAATTCCCATACTTATGATAATGAGCCATAGGGGTACTGAAGGCGAATTTATGAGTGCTCAAGTGCCTATGGGGAAAGCAACACCCGGAGTTTTGGATGCCCTGAATATAACTTATTTTAATCCTAAAACCCCTGAAGAGGCTATGGAAATCATTCCCCATGCATGGAAACTGTCTGAAATAGGAGAAGCACCAGTAGGAATATTATTAGAGATTCCATTCTGGAAATAA
- a CDS encoding DUF1122 family protein, with amino-acid sequence MTDPIKELAKGFTAGDFSIYAKKITAGRFIDEFNLDIYIRKDNNEDYVLSAKIFLGRKPHYLPWVELFNIHNRLDIGGDIHFYFDSTYEKELISHFSSFLDPAGRIFIEYLQDAETMYGLQSGFPPATTRLGFRLFENGFTWFKDWYFPEGFMEGGQKLQGEKTSDIESKNRQIIQILKEIKAFLEKTDLSGEHDHYGRNVVERTKKILATYRD; translated from the coding sequence ATTACAGATCCAATTAAAGAGTTAGCAAAAGGATTTACTGCAGGCGATTTTTCTATTTATGCCAAAAAGATCACTGCAGGAAGATTCATCGACGAATTCAACCTGGATATCTACATCAGAAAAGATAATAATGAAGATTATGTTCTCTCTGCAAAAATATTTCTTGGCAGAAAGCCGCATTATCTCCCCTGGGTTGAACTTTTCAATATCCATAATCGGCTGGATATTGGCGGAGATATTCATTTCTACTTTGATTCAACTTACGAGAAAGAGCTAATAAGTCATTTTTCCAGTTTCCTTGATCCAGCAGGAAGAATATTTATTGAATATTTACAGGATGCAGAAACAATGTATGGATTACAGTCCGGATTTCCTCCAGCAACAACACGCCTTGGATTCAGGTTATTTGAAAATGGTTTTACCTGGTTTAAAGACTGGTATTTTCCAGAAGGTTTTATGGAAGGAGGACAAAAACTTCAGGGAGAGAAAACTTCAGACATTGAATCCAAAAACCGTCAAATAATACAAATCCTGAAGGAAATTAAAGCATTCCTTGAAAAAACCGACCTTTCAGGTGAGCATGATCACTATGGGAGGAATGTGGTAGAAAGGACCAAAAAAATTCTTGCAACTTACAGGGACTAA